Within Micromonospora narathiwatensis, the genomic segment TACCAGCAGGTGGAGAACTATCTGATCTATCCGAAGGTCATGCGCCGGGCGGTCTCGGTCAACGAGGTGGCGGCCCTGCTGGCCGCGCTGCTCGGGGTGTCGCTGCTGGGCGTGGTCGGGGCGCTGATCGCCATCCCGACCGTGGCCGCCCTCCAGCTGATCCTCCGCGAGGTGGTCCTGCCCCGGCAGGAGTCCCGCTGACCGGTCAGCCCGCCCGCCGCTGCTGCGGGCCGGGCACCGGGGTGTCGGCGAAGGCGGCCACCGTCCGGTCGGCGTACGCGCTGACGTCGCCGGTCTCCATCGGGCCGTCCCAGGTGGTCGGCAGCGGCACCGACACGGCCGGGTTGACCCGCCGGACGATCTCGTCGAGCACCGTCTCCGCGTCACCGACCCAGAGGTGCTTGGCGCCGGGCACCCCGACCACCTCGGCCTGCGGCACGGCCGCGAAGCGCTGCCGGGCCTCCTCCGGCCGGAGGTAGTCGTCGAACTCGGGCACCAGGGCGGTGAGCGGCTTGCCCGACTCGGCCCACACGGCCAGGTCCGCCGGCTCGGAGAAGCGCAGCGGCGGGGAGAGCAGGACGGCACCGGCCACCCCCGGGTCGCAGCCGTACTTCAGCGCCAGGTCGGTGCCGAACGACCAACCGACCAGCCAGATGTTCGGCAACTCCTGGAACTCGGCGTACTCGATGGCGGCGGCGACGTCGAAGCGCTCGCCGACCGCGGCGTCGAAGGTGCCCTCACTGGTGCCCCGGACGCTGCTGGTGCCCCGGGTGTTGAACCGGAGCACGGCCAGGTCGGCCAGCGCGGGCAGCCGCCAGGCGGCCTTGCGGAACACGTGGCTGTCCATCATCCCGCCGTGGGTGGGCAGCGGGTGCAGGCAGACCAGGGTGCCGGCCGGCTCCCGGTCCAGCGGGCGGGCCAGCTCGCCGACCAGCGTCAGGCCGTCGGCGGTGTGCAGCTCGATGTCCTCCCGGCGGCCGGGCAGGATCGACGACGCACGGATCGGTGTGCTCACCGTCCCAGTCTCCCGCGTCGGCGCCCGCGCCGCCCGTCCGGGCGCGAACAGGGTGATCCAGGTCGCTCAGCCGTAGCGCGGGGCACCGTGCCCGCGCTGGAGGTTCGGCCCGCGCCGCTCCCGGGCCCGCCAGCAGCCGGTGTGCCAGTGCCGCCGGTCGGTGAGGTCGCCCCGGTCGTCGGCCGGCCAGGCCACCACGTGCGCCACCCCCGGAAGGATCTCCTGGTCGCAGCCCGGACAACGGTACGTCTTGGCCGACGCCCCACCGGTGATCCCGCGTACCTGCCAGTCGCCGTCGCGCCACTGCTGGACCGTGGGCACGCCCTGGCGTACCCGGTCGGAGTCCAGGCGGGTGTTCTCGTCCCGGCGGGGACGGTTGCGACGGGGGCTCACGGCCACCAAGCGTACGGCCCGCTGGCCGGACCGGCCCAGGTCGGGCGGCCCGGCCCACGACGCCGGTCACTCCCAGGTCTCCGGGTCGCCCGGGTCCTTCGCCACCTGCGCCCCGGCGAGCACGGTTGTCGCGTCCGCCTCGGTGAAGCCCTCCATCGGCCGGCCGAAACTCGCGACCAGGTGGGCCTTGGGGAGGCCGAGCAACTCCAGTTCGTCGCCCTGCGGGTAGAGATAGGCGGGACGCCCGCCGACCGTGCGGTTGCTGTCGGTGCGCTTGCCGACTATTCCGGCGTTGTACTGGAGGCGGACGAACATCATCCCGGACGTGCCGCGGTAGAGGTTCACCACCACGTTCACCGTGCCAGGGAAGGACGACACATCCACCGAGCAGCGGTCGACCCGGGAGCCGACGGGCAGCGCGGTGAGCCGCAGGGGTCCGCCGCACCGTCGTGCCTCGTCCCACCGGAGCGCGGTGATGGCGCGGGTGAGGGCGAACGGGTCCTCGCCGGTCATGCTCGCCCGCGCGTAGAGCCCGTTCGCCGGCCGCCACCAGGTGACATACCCGGGGCTGCCGCTGCTCGGCGCCACGCGCTGGATGCTGCCGTCGAAGGTCGTATCCTGCACCACATCCACCGGCCACCCCTCGATGCCCCGCTCGTCGAACGCCGCCGTGGACCGGGCCACCTCGACGGTGACCGCACGCCCACCGCCGGCGTCGAACCGAACGGACTCGATCTGTCCGCTGACCTCCCAACCCAGGTAGCGGCCCTTCGCCGGGTCGACACCGAAGTGCAGCACCTGCGGGTCGGCACCGACCAGGTCGGGCCGCTGGGCGGCACCCGGCACCCCGGCGGCCCGGGGTGGCACCGGCGGGGCGACGGTCGGTGTGGTCGCGGTCCACGGCAGCCGGCCGGGCAGCCCGGTGATGTCCGTCCCGGTCACCCCCACGACACCGAGCACCCCGACCAGGGCGAGCGCGCCGCCGGTGGCGACCCGCCGACGGGCCTGCCGCCGGCGTCCCCGGGCCCGGGACCGGTTCAGCAGCCGGTGGGTGTCGATCTCCCCTTCGGCGCGCTCCCGCAGCACCGAGGCGATCCGCTGGTCGAGGTCGGTCACGGCCGGCTCCCGTTGGTCGTCGGGGCGCCGCAGCGCTCCCGGAGGTGGGCGAGCGCCCGCATCGCGTGGGTACGGACGGTGACCGGCGAGCAGTCAAGAATCTGGGCGATCGTGGCGTCGTCCAGGTCCTCGTAGTAGCGCAGCACCAGCACGGCGCGCTGGCGGTCGGGCAGCGCCCGGATCAGCCGCCACATCTCGTCCCGGTCGGCCGCCTCGCCGCTCAGGTCGTCGCGGTCGGCCCGCTCGGCGAAGGTGTCCACGGCCAGCTCCCGGCTGGACCGTCGGCGCCACCACGAGTGGTTGGCGTTGACCAGCATCCGCCGCACGTACACGTCGGGCCGGTCGGCCCGGGCGATCTTGCGCCAGTGCACGTAGGCGCGCGCCAGTACGTCCTGCGTCAGGTCCTCGGCGCGGTGCTCGTCTCCGGTCAGCAGCCGGGCCAGGCGCAACAGGGCCGGGCCTCGGCTGCCGACGTACTCCTCGAAGGTCACACCCTCAAGACGCCGTCAACGGCGTCCGGTGTTGACCCGGATCAGCGGTGAGTGTGGTCGCGGAAGCCCCGACCGGTCTTCAGGCCGAGGTAGCCGGCGGTGACCAGGTGCTCCAGCAGCGGCGCGGGCGAGAAGCCGGGCTCACGCAGCTCCAGGTAGAGCTCCCGCTGGATGGCCAGCGCGACGTCCAGGCCGACCACGTCGAGCAGCTCGAACGGGCCCATCGGGTAGCCGCAGCCCAGCTTCATCGCGTGGTCGATGTCGTCGGCGGTCGAGTAGCTGGCCTCCAGCATCTTCACCGCGTCGTTCAGGTACGGGAAGAGCAGCGCGTTGACGATGAAGCCGGAGCGGTCGGCGCAGACCACGCCGGTCTTGCCCAGCCCGGCGCAGACGGCCCGGGCGGCGGCGGTGGTCTCCGCCGAGGTGCGGATGGTCCGCACGATCTCCACCAGCGGCATGATCGGCGCCGGGTTGAAGAAGTGCAGGCCGATCACGTCGGCCGGCCGCTGGGTGGCCATCGCCACGTCGATCACCGACAGCGACGAGGTGGTGGTGGCGAGCACCACGCCCGGCTTGCAGATCTCGTCGAGGCTCGCGAAGAGGGCCTTCTTGACGCTCAACTCCTCGACCACCGCCTCGACCACCAGGTCGACGTCGGCGAGGTGTTCCAGGGTGGCGGACCAGGTGACCCGGCCCAGCGCGGCGTCCCGCTCCTCCTCGCTCAGCCTGCCCCGGACCACGCCCTTGTTCAGCGAGGTCTTGACCGCCTCGCAGACCTTGGCCGACTTCTCCGCGCCCCGGGTCACCGAGACGACCTCGTACCCGGCCTTGGCGAAGACCTCGATGATGCCGGTGGCCATGGTCCCGGAACCGACCACGCCGATCTTGGTCATGACCCGAGCACCGTCGGCGAGTGCCGACTCCGTCGCCACCGGCGTCTGCTCGTCCGGTACGACCCTCGGCGAGCCCGGCCGCTCGTAGGTGTAGAAGCCCCGGCCGGACTTCCGGCCGAGCAGCCCGGCGGTGACCATCTGCTTGATCAGCGGCACCGGGGCGTGCCGACGGTCCCGCCCGCCGCGCCGGTACATGGTGTCCAGGATCTCGTACGCGGTGTCCAGGCCGATCAGGTCCATCAGCGCGAGCGGGCCCATCGGCAGGCCGCAGCCGAGCTTCATGGCGGCGTCGATGTCCTCGCGGGTGGCGTACCGCGCCTCGAACATGCTCACCGCGTGGTTGAGGTAGCCGAAGAGCAGCGCGTTGGCGATGAAGCCGGCCCGGTCGTTGATGGTCACGTCGACCTTGCCGAGCCGCGCGCAGAGCGCCTCCACGTCGGCCACCACGTCGGCGGAGGTGACCACCGTGCGGACCACCTCGACCAGCTTCATCACCGGGGCCGGGTTGAAGAAGTGGATGCCGATGACCTGGTTGGGCCGGGTGGTGGCGACGGAGATCTCGGTGACGCTGAGCGAGGAGGTGTTGGTGGCCAGGATCGCCTCGGGCTTGCAGACCCGGTCCAGCTCGGCGAAGATCCGCTGCTTCAGGTCCAGGTGCTCGGGCACGGCCTCGATGACCAGGTCCACCGAGTGCAGGGCGTCCAGCCCGACCTGGAAGTTCACCCGGCCGAGCAGGGCGTCCCGGTCGGCCTCGGCGAGCTTGCCCTTGGCCACCGCCCGGTCGGTCGAGCCGGTGAGGTTGGCCCGGCCGCGGTCCAGGGCGGCGTCGGAGATCTCCACGGCCACCACGTCGATGCCGTTGCGGGCGAACACCTCGACGATCCCGGCACCCATGGTGCCCAGACCCACCACGCCCACACTGGTGAACTCGCGCGCCACGACCGGCCTCCCCTGGTTGACTCCGCCGCTGTCGCTTGAACGGCGACTAAGGTTATGCGCCGGAGTCTGCCACGTGACGCTGCGTTGTCGACACGCCGTGGGGTTTTTCACGACGCCCGTCACTCTCCGCCCCGGGCACGGGCTCGGGCGCGCGCCGGGTCAGGCCGTCGTGGGCACTCCGACCAGTGCCAGCAGCTCCGCGACGAACTCGGCCGGTCGTTCCAGGTGCGGGCTGTGGCCGCAGTCGGGCAGCACCACCTCCCGGTACGTCCCGCCGGCCGCCGCGTACCGGTCCAGCACGGCCCGGGTCTGGCCGATCATGGGCTGCGGCGGGCAGTCCACCGCCCCCGGCCAGCCCGGCACCACCCCGAGCGACCCCAGGTACGCCAGGTCGAACAGCGAGGTGTCCGAGACGATCACGTCGGCGTCGCCGCGTACCCAGGTCACCGGCGGCTTGGCCGAAACGGCGACCAGTTCGTCGGCGATCCGGAACCACGCGGGCGCCAGCGCGTTGAGCACGCCGCGCTCCCCCGCCGCCGTGCCCGGCCAGTGCGGCGAGACGACCGACGTGCCCGGGTAGTTGTCGTCCCCGGTGGCCGTGGTCAGCATGCTGCCGAGCAGCAGTTCCTCGTCCTCGCCGAGCGACGCCGGGTCGGCCACGTAGGCCGTGCGCAGCACGTTCCGCGGGCTGGTCGGGGCCTCCTCGCCCCGGTCCTGCGCGGCGAGCCGGGCGACGAAGTCGGGGTTGGCGCCGCCCGCGCCGGTCCCGGCGAAGTCCGGTGTGGTCGGTGTGCCGTCGAGGTCCCGGGTGCCGCCGAAGCCGTACGGCGAGACCGGCGCCTCCAGCAGCAGGCCGGCCACCCGGTCGGGATGGTCGACCAGCAGCCGCATCGCCACGCCGCCACCCAGCGAGTGCGCGACCACCACCGGCCGCGCGCCGGGGACGAACAGCCCGGGTACGTCGAGCAGGGCCGCCACGTCGTCGGCGAAGTCGTTGAGGCCCCGGGTCGCGTCGACCGGGGCGGTTTCGCTGTCGCCGTACCCCCGCAGGTCGGGGGCGACGACGCGGAGCGTGTCCGGCAGCCGGGACAGCATCGGCTCCCAGAACGCGGACGACGAGACGTTGCCGTGTACGAGCAGCACCGGTACGCCGTCCGGCGGGCCGGCCACCCGTACCGCCTGGGTGATGCCGTTGGCCTGGACGATGTGCTGCTCGCTACGCATTCGCGCATGCTTCCACGGCCGGACCGACCCCGTCCATGTGCCCGGTCGACACCCCGGCCCGCCGATCGGTGTGGCCGAGCCCCGCAGTCAGGCCGGACCTCGGGTGCTCCGGAGTTCAGTGGTGGGCGTCGACCGGCAGCGGTCGAACGCCCCCACGCGGCTCCACGGGCTCGCGTGGCTCCACGGTCCCGCGCGGTGTCGGCGGTACGGGCAGCGGCAGGGTTGGCCGGTGGTCCCGGCTCGGCAGGGAGAAGCTCATCCCGACCGGGTCGGTCCGGGCCACCCCGGGGTCGAAGTAGCGCAGGTCGGTGCGGCCGAGCCGGATCACGTCCCCGTCGGTCAGCTGGACCCTGCCGGTGATGCGCTGGTCGTTGAGCCAGGTGCCGTTGGTCGAGCCGAGGTCGGT encodes:
- a CDS encoding alpha/beta hydrolase; translated protein: MSTPIRASSILPGRREDIELHTADGLTLVGELARPLDREPAGTLVCLHPLPTHGGMMDSHVFRKAAWRLPALADLAVLRFNTRGTSSVRGTSEGTFDAAVGERFDVAAAIEYAEFQELPNIWLVGWSFGTDLALKYGCDPGVAGAVLLSPPLRFSEPADLAVWAESGKPLTALVPEFDDYLRPEEARQRFAAVPQAEVVGVPGAKHLWVGDAETVLDEIVRRVNPAVSVPLPTTWDGPMETGDVSAYADRTVAAFADTPVPGPQQRRAG
- a CDS encoding SigE family RNA polymerase sigma factor; this translates as MTFEEYVGSRGPALLRLARLLTGDEHRAEDLTQDVLARAYVHWRKIARADRPDVYVRRMLVNANHSWWRRRSSRELAVDTFAERADRDDLSGEAADRDEMWRLIRALPDRQRAVLVLRYYEDLDDATIAQILDCSPVTVRTHAMRALAHLRERCGAPTTNGSRP
- a CDS encoding 3-hydroxyacyl-CoA dehydrogenase family protein: MAREFTSVGVVGLGTMGAGIVEVFARNGIDVVAVEISDAALDRGRANLTGSTDRAVAKGKLAEADRDALLGRVNFQVGLDALHSVDLVIEAVPEHLDLKQRIFAELDRVCKPEAILATNTSSLSVTEISVATTRPNQVIGIHFFNPAPVMKLVEVVRTVVTSADVVADVEALCARLGKVDVTINDRAGFIANALLFGYLNHAVSMFEARYATREDIDAAMKLGCGLPMGPLALMDLIGLDTAYEILDTMYRRGGRDRRHAPVPLIKQMVTAGLLGRKSGRGFYTYERPGSPRVVPDEQTPVATESALADGARVMTKIGVVGSGTMATGIIEVFAKAGYEVVSVTRGAEKSAKVCEAVKTSLNKGVVRGRLSEEERDAALGRVTWSATLEHLADVDLVVEAVVEELSVKKALFASLDEICKPGVVLATTTSSLSVIDVAMATQRPADVIGLHFFNPAPIMPLVEIVRTIRTSAETTAAARAVCAGLGKTGVVCADRSGFIVNALLFPYLNDAVKMLEASYSTADDIDHAMKLGCGYPMGPFELLDVVGLDVALAIQRELYLELREPGFSPAPLLEHLVTAGYLGLKTGRGFRDHTHR
- a CDS encoding alpha/beta hydrolase codes for the protein MRSEQHIVQANGITQAVRVAGPPDGVPVLLVHGNVSSSAFWEPMLSRLPDTLRVVAPDLRGYGDSETAPVDATRGLNDFADDVAALLDVPGLFVPGARPVVVAHSLGGGVAMRLLVDHPDRVAGLLLEAPVSPYGFGGTRDLDGTPTTPDFAGTGAGGANPDFVARLAAQDRGEEAPTSPRNVLRTAYVADPASLGEDEELLLGSMLTTATGDDNYPGTSVVSPHWPGTAAGERGVLNALAPAWFRIADELVAVSAKPPVTWVRGDADVIVSDTSLFDLAYLGSLGVVPGWPGAVDCPPQPMIGQTRAVLDRYAAAGGTYREVVLPDCGHSPHLERPAEFVAELLALVGVPTTA
- a CDS encoding FHA domain-containing protein — encoded protein: MEEHPELMPLLTVSGGAMRGLSFRVGRDPQVIGRAPTADIVLADPHLSRRHATVQLAADGGWLTDLGSTNGTWLNDQRITGRVQLTDGDVIRLGRTDLRYFDPGVARTDPVGMSFSLPSRDHRPTLPLPVPPTPRGTVEPREPVEPRGGVRPLPVDAHH